In Xiphophorus hellerii strain 12219 chromosome 4, Xiphophorus_hellerii-4.1, whole genome shotgun sequence, a single genomic region encodes these proteins:
- the rs1a gene encoding retinoschisin 1a: MALIMQHSLLALLLLGTDVLIRIHAQETAASEAWTTKSCKCDCDGAESPTEFSILGSGSMVKGVDCMPECPYHRPLGFEAGSVSPDQVTCSNQEQYTGWFSSWLPSKARLNSQGFGCAWLSKFQDNSQWLQIDLREVMVVSGILSQGRCDADEWVTKYSVQYRTDEKLNWIYYKDQTGNNRVFYGNSDRSSSVQNLLRPPIVARYIRILPLGWHTRIALRLELLLCMKKCM, encoded by the exons ATGGCGCTCATCATGCAGCATTCTCTGCTCGCTTTACTTCTTCTAGGAACTGACG TGCTCATCAGGATTCATGCTCAAGAG ACTGCCGCTTCTGAGGCATGGACCACCAAGTCTTGCAAATGCGACTGCGACGGAGCCGAATCTCCAACAGAGTTTTCCATCCTGGGGTCTGGCTCTATGGTGAAAGGAGTGGATTGCATGCCAG AGTGTCCGTATCACAGGCCTCTTGGATTCGAGGCAGGATCTGTGAGTCCAGACCAAGTCACCTGCTCTAACCAGGAGCAGTACACTGGGTGGTTCTCCTCATGGCTCCCGAGCAAAGCCAGGCTCAACAGCCAAGGCTTTGG GTGTGCTTGGCTGTCCAAATTCCAGGACAACAGTCAGTGGCTCCAGATTGACCTGAGGGAGGTGATGGTGGTTTCAGGGATCCTCTCTCAGGGCCGCTGTGACGCCGATGAGTGGGTCACCAAGTACAGCGTCCAGTACCGCACAGACGAGAAGCTCAACTGGATTTATTACAAAGACCAAACTGGAAACAACAGG gTGTTTTATGGAAACTCTGACCGCTCTTCATCTGTCCAGAACCTCCTCAGGCCGCCCATTGTGGCTCGCTACATCCGCATTCTCCCCCTCGGATGGCACACTCGCATTGCTCTGCGCCTGGAGTTGCTGCTCTGCATGAAGAAGTGCATGTGA
- the ppef1 gene encoding serine/threonine-protein phosphatase with EF-hands 1 isoform X2 produces the protein MGCGTSVATEMQVKQLETAMKAAVLIQRWYRRYMARLEIRRRYTWNIFQSIEYAGEQDQLQLSSFFTYMLDNFTHLNGNGPDLISQLLDPVIDAWLDRETCYKTIPIPESYTGPRILFPLSVSDTNALLSAFKEQQILHARYVLQLLYESKKLLKQMPNIVHLSTSYTKEITICGKPENICHSDAVNTSGDLHGQLDDLLLIFYKNGLPSAETPYIFNGDFVDRGKKSVEVVILLLAYLLLYPDHMHLNRGNHEDHIMNLRYGFTKEVMQKYKTHGHEILQLFQDVFSLLPIATVIDAKILIVHGGISDQTDLELLSSIERHKVKSALRFPRRSLEQLDIGQSHRLGKRMRSTDISRPSSTRSYNGNHRTPTLRKRRCRLSWQDSGASTSSSSSSSSSCSSLCSPRTPSCISPQTYPSSPSTPCNVLQVPFLDSLSSVPLPSPPQQEREWKQIVDILWSDPKTQEGCSPNSFRGGGCYFGPDVTQRLLYKHGLQLLIRSHECKQEGYELCHSGRVITIFSASNYYEEGSNRGAYIKLGKELVPRFYQYQVSRTTRRLTLTQRVRAAEGSALRALKEKLFAHRSELMTVFLQYDPNETGCVSVGEWAKVLESVLRLDLPWRTLRPHLVHLAPDGSVEYQSCFEDVGPGAPLPQVAPNLAETLFRYRTDIEIIFNIIDKDHSGLISIEEFRHTWRLFSAHLGVAIDDRAIDELARSIDFNKDGSIDFTEFLEAFRVVHKLDIKDHHLSENVHKEKFV, from the exons ATGGGATGTGGCACTTCTGTTGCTACTGAAATGCAAGTAAAGCAACTGGAAACAG CAATGAAGGCAGCTGTTTTGATCCAGCGGTGGTACCGGCGCTACATGGCCCGACTGGAGATACGAAGGAGGTACACATGGAACATCTTTCAGTCCATCGAATATGCTGGAGAACAGGACCAGCTACag CTGTCCAGTTTCTTCACTTATATGCTGGACAATTTCACCCACCTTAACGGAAACGGGCCTG ACCTGATCTCCCAGTTGTTGGATCCCGTCATCGACGCCTGGTTAGACAGAGAGACCTGCTACAAAACAATCCCCATCCCAGAGTCTTACACTGGACCTCGTATTTTGtttcctctgtctgtctctgatACAAACGCCCTCCTGAGTGCTTTTAAAGAGCAGCAG ATTCTACATGCCAGGTATGTCTTGCAGCTGCTCTACGAGAGCAAAAAGCTCCTCAAACAGATGCCAAATATTGTCCATTTGTCAACGTCCTACACCAAGGAGATCACCATATGTG GCAAACCTGAAAACATTTGTCATTCTGATGCTGTCAACACGTCAG GTGATCTGCACGGCCAGCTGGATGACTTGCTTCTGATATTCTATAAG AATGGTCTGCCTTCTGCTGAGACACCCTACATCTTTAATGGAGACTTTGTGGATCGTGGGAAAAAGTCGGTAGAAGTTGTAATCCTCCTACTTGCCTACCTTCTGCTTTACCCAGACCACATGCATCTGAACCGAGGAAACCACGAGGATCACATCATGAACCTCAG ATACGGATTCACAAAAGAAGTTATGCAGAAGTATAAG ACTCATGGCCATGAGATCCTCCAGCTGTTTCAGGACGTTTTCAGCCTTCTGCCCATCGCAACAGTCATTGATGCAAAGATCCTCATTGTGCACGGAGGAATTTCAGACCAGACTGATCTGGAATTGCTCAGCTCCATAGAGCGGCACAAG GTGAAATCTGCCCTGAGGTTTCCTAGACGCAGTTTGGAGCAGCTTGACATCGGTCAGTCCCATCGACTGGGCAAAAGAATGAGGTCGACGGACATCTCTCGTCCCAGCAGCACTCGTAGCTACAATGGGAACCACAGGACCCCCACTCTGAG AAAGAGGAGATGCAGGCTGAGCTGGCAAGATAGCGGAGCCTCCACTTCGTCATCTTCATCCTCATCGTCGTCCTGTTCTTCACTCTGCTCTCCTCGAACTCCCTCCTGCATCTCACCTCAAACGTACCCCTCGTCTCCCAGCACACCCTGCAACGTCCTCCAGGTGCCTTTCCTGGACTCTCTGTCCTCTGTCCCTCTCCCATCACCTCCACAACAGGAACGGGAATGGAAACAG ATTGTGGATATATTGTGGAGTGACCCTAAAACCCAGGAAGGCTGCAGCCCCAACTCTTTCAGAGGTGGAGGCTGCTACTTCGGCCCTGACGTTACTCAGAGGCTGCTGTACAAGCACGGACTGCAGCTGCTCATCCGCTCTCATGAGTGCAAACAGGAGGGTTACGAACTCTGTCATAGCGGACGG GTGATCACCATCTTCTCAGCATCAAACTACTATGAGGAGGGAAGCAACCGTGGTGCTTACATCAAACTGGGAAAGGAACTGGTGCCTCGCTTCTACCAGTACCAAGTCAGCCGCACAACCCGCAGGCTTACACTGACACAGAG agtTCGTGCAGCTGAAGGCTCTGCTCTCAGAGCTCTAAAGGAGAAACTGTTCGCCCATCGATCTGAGCTGATGACAGTCTTCCTGCAGTATGACCCAAATGAAACCG GTTGCGTGTCAGTCGGTGAATGGGCCAAGGTGCTGGAATCTGTCCTGAGACTGGACTTACCCTGGCGGACACTTCGTCCACACTTAGTCCATCTGGCACCAGATGGCAGTGTTGAGTATCAGTCCTGCTTTGAGGATGTGGGACCAGGAGCTCCTCTGCCTCAG gttgcTCCCAACTTGGCTGAAACTCTGTTCAGATACAGAACCGACATCGAGATCATTTTCAACATCATAGACAAAGATCATTCAG GTCTGATCTCCATTGAGGAGTTTCGCCACACCTGGCGCCTTTTCAGCGCTCACCTGGGAGTTGCCATTGACGACAGAGCCATTGATGAGCTGGCCCGCAGTATCGACTTCAACAAGGACGGCAGCATAGACTTCACAGAGTTCTTGGAGGCCTTCAGGGTGGTGCACAAACTGGACATTAAAGATCATCATCTGAGCGAAAACGTGCATAAAGAGAAGTTTGTTTGA
- the ppef1 gene encoding serine/threonine-protein phosphatase with EF-hands 1 isoform X4 translates to MGCGTSVATEMQVKQLETAMKAAVLIQRWYRRYMARLEIRRRYTWNIFQSIEYAGEQDQLQLSSFFTYMLDNFTHLNGNGPDLISQLLDPVIDAWLDRETCYKTIPIPESYTGPRILFPLSVSDTNALLSAFKEQQILHARYVLQLLYESKKLLKQMPNIVHLSTSYTKEITICGDLHGQLDDLLLIFYKNGLPSAETPYIFNGDFVDRGKKSVEVVILLLAYLLLYPDHMHLNRGNHEDHIMNLRYGFTKEVMQKYKTHGHEILQLFQDVFSLLPIATVIDAKILIVHGGISDQTDLELLSSIERHKVKSALRFPRRSLEQLDIGQSHRLGKRMRSTDISRPSSTRSYNGNHRTPTLRKRRCRLSWQDSGASTSSSSSSSSSCSSLCSPRTPSCISPQTYPSSPSTPCNVLQVPFLDSLSSVPLPSPPQQEREWKQIVDILWSDPKTQEGCSPNSFRGGGCYFGPDVTQRLLYKHGLQLLIRSHECKQEGYELCHSGRVITIFSASNYYEEGSNRGAYIKLGKELVPRFYQYQVSRTTRRLTLTQRVRAAEGSALRALKEKLFAHRSELMTVFLQYDPNETGCVSVGEWAKVLESVLRLDLPWRTLRPHLVHLAPDGSVEYQSCFEDVGPGAPLPQVAPNLAETLFRYRTDIEIIFNIIDKDHSGLISIEEFRHTWRLFSAHLGVAIDDRAIDELARSIDFNKDGSIDFTEFLEAFRVVHKLDIKDHHLSENVHKEKFV, encoded by the exons ATGGGATGTGGCACTTCTGTTGCTACTGAAATGCAAGTAAAGCAACTGGAAACAG CAATGAAGGCAGCTGTTTTGATCCAGCGGTGGTACCGGCGCTACATGGCCCGACTGGAGATACGAAGGAGGTACACATGGAACATCTTTCAGTCCATCGAATATGCTGGAGAACAGGACCAGCTACag CTGTCCAGTTTCTTCACTTATATGCTGGACAATTTCACCCACCTTAACGGAAACGGGCCTG ACCTGATCTCCCAGTTGTTGGATCCCGTCATCGACGCCTGGTTAGACAGAGAGACCTGCTACAAAACAATCCCCATCCCAGAGTCTTACACTGGACCTCGTATTTTGtttcctctgtctgtctctgatACAAACGCCCTCCTGAGTGCTTTTAAAGAGCAGCAG ATTCTACATGCCAGGTATGTCTTGCAGCTGCTCTACGAGAGCAAAAAGCTCCTCAAACAGATGCCAAATATTGTCCATTTGTCAACGTCCTACACCAAGGAGATCACCATATGTG GTGATCTGCACGGCCAGCTGGATGACTTGCTTCTGATATTCTATAAG AATGGTCTGCCTTCTGCTGAGACACCCTACATCTTTAATGGAGACTTTGTGGATCGTGGGAAAAAGTCGGTAGAAGTTGTAATCCTCCTACTTGCCTACCTTCTGCTTTACCCAGACCACATGCATCTGAACCGAGGAAACCACGAGGATCACATCATGAACCTCAG ATACGGATTCACAAAAGAAGTTATGCAGAAGTATAAG ACTCATGGCCATGAGATCCTCCAGCTGTTTCAGGACGTTTTCAGCCTTCTGCCCATCGCAACAGTCATTGATGCAAAGATCCTCATTGTGCACGGAGGAATTTCAGACCAGACTGATCTGGAATTGCTCAGCTCCATAGAGCGGCACAAG GTGAAATCTGCCCTGAGGTTTCCTAGACGCAGTTTGGAGCAGCTTGACATCGGTCAGTCCCATCGACTGGGCAAAAGAATGAGGTCGACGGACATCTCTCGTCCCAGCAGCACTCGTAGCTACAATGGGAACCACAGGACCCCCACTCTGAG AAAGAGGAGATGCAGGCTGAGCTGGCAAGATAGCGGAGCCTCCACTTCGTCATCTTCATCCTCATCGTCGTCCTGTTCTTCACTCTGCTCTCCTCGAACTCCCTCCTGCATCTCACCTCAAACGTACCCCTCGTCTCCCAGCACACCCTGCAACGTCCTCCAGGTGCCTTTCCTGGACTCTCTGTCCTCTGTCCCTCTCCCATCACCTCCACAACAGGAACGGGAATGGAAACAG ATTGTGGATATATTGTGGAGTGACCCTAAAACCCAGGAAGGCTGCAGCCCCAACTCTTTCAGAGGTGGAGGCTGCTACTTCGGCCCTGACGTTACTCAGAGGCTGCTGTACAAGCACGGACTGCAGCTGCTCATCCGCTCTCATGAGTGCAAACAGGAGGGTTACGAACTCTGTCATAGCGGACGG GTGATCACCATCTTCTCAGCATCAAACTACTATGAGGAGGGAAGCAACCGTGGTGCTTACATCAAACTGGGAAAGGAACTGGTGCCTCGCTTCTACCAGTACCAAGTCAGCCGCACAACCCGCAGGCTTACACTGACACAGAG agtTCGTGCAGCTGAAGGCTCTGCTCTCAGAGCTCTAAAGGAGAAACTGTTCGCCCATCGATCTGAGCTGATGACAGTCTTCCTGCAGTATGACCCAAATGAAACCG GTTGCGTGTCAGTCGGTGAATGGGCCAAGGTGCTGGAATCTGTCCTGAGACTGGACTTACCCTGGCGGACACTTCGTCCACACTTAGTCCATCTGGCACCAGATGGCAGTGTTGAGTATCAGTCCTGCTTTGAGGATGTGGGACCAGGAGCTCCTCTGCCTCAG gttgcTCCCAACTTGGCTGAAACTCTGTTCAGATACAGAACCGACATCGAGATCATTTTCAACATCATAGACAAAGATCATTCAG GTCTGATCTCCATTGAGGAGTTTCGCCACACCTGGCGCCTTTTCAGCGCTCACCTGGGAGTTGCCATTGACGACAGAGCCATTGATGAGCTGGCCCGCAGTATCGACTTCAACAAGGACGGCAGCATAGACTTCACAGAGTTCTTGGAGGCCTTCAGGGTGGTGCACAAACTGGACATTAAAGATCATCATCTGAGCGAAAACGTGCATAAAGAGAAGTTTGTTTGA
- the ppef1 gene encoding serine/threonine-protein phosphatase with EF-hands 1 isoform X1 produces MGCGTSVATEMQVKQLETDEAVKSPSPALTMKAAVLIQRWYRRYMARLEIRRRYTWNIFQSIEYAGEQDQLQLSSFFTYMLDNFTHLNGNGPDLISQLLDPVIDAWLDRETCYKTIPIPESYTGPRILFPLSVSDTNALLSAFKEQQILHARYVLQLLYESKKLLKQMPNIVHLSTSYTKEITICGKPENICHSDAVNTSGDLHGQLDDLLLIFYKNGLPSAETPYIFNGDFVDRGKKSVEVVILLLAYLLLYPDHMHLNRGNHEDHIMNLRYGFTKEVMQKYKTHGHEILQLFQDVFSLLPIATVIDAKILIVHGGISDQTDLELLSSIERHKVKSALRFPRRSLEQLDIGQSHRLGKRMRSTDISRPSSTRSYNGNHRTPTLRKRRCRLSWQDSGASTSSSSSSSSSCSSLCSPRTPSCISPQTYPSSPSTPCNVLQVPFLDSLSSVPLPSPPQQEREWKQIVDILWSDPKTQEGCSPNSFRGGGCYFGPDVTQRLLYKHGLQLLIRSHECKQEGYELCHSGRVITIFSASNYYEEGSNRGAYIKLGKELVPRFYQYQVSRTTRRLTLTQRVRAAEGSALRALKEKLFAHRSELMTVFLQYDPNETGCVSVGEWAKVLESVLRLDLPWRTLRPHLVHLAPDGSVEYQSCFEDVGPGAPLPQVAPNLAETLFRYRTDIEIIFNIIDKDHSGLISIEEFRHTWRLFSAHLGVAIDDRAIDELARSIDFNKDGSIDFTEFLEAFRVVHKLDIKDHHLSENVHKEKFV; encoded by the exons ATGGGATGTGGCACTTCTGTTGCTACTGAAATGCAAGTAAAGCAACTGGAAACAG ATGAAGCCGTTAAAAGCCCCAGCCCGGCTCTCA CAATGAAGGCAGCTGTTTTGATCCAGCGGTGGTACCGGCGCTACATGGCCCGACTGGAGATACGAAGGAGGTACACATGGAACATCTTTCAGTCCATCGAATATGCTGGAGAACAGGACCAGCTACag CTGTCCAGTTTCTTCACTTATATGCTGGACAATTTCACCCACCTTAACGGAAACGGGCCTG ACCTGATCTCCCAGTTGTTGGATCCCGTCATCGACGCCTGGTTAGACAGAGAGACCTGCTACAAAACAATCCCCATCCCAGAGTCTTACACTGGACCTCGTATTTTGtttcctctgtctgtctctgatACAAACGCCCTCCTGAGTGCTTTTAAAGAGCAGCAG ATTCTACATGCCAGGTATGTCTTGCAGCTGCTCTACGAGAGCAAAAAGCTCCTCAAACAGATGCCAAATATTGTCCATTTGTCAACGTCCTACACCAAGGAGATCACCATATGTG GCAAACCTGAAAACATTTGTCATTCTGATGCTGTCAACACGTCAG GTGATCTGCACGGCCAGCTGGATGACTTGCTTCTGATATTCTATAAG AATGGTCTGCCTTCTGCTGAGACACCCTACATCTTTAATGGAGACTTTGTGGATCGTGGGAAAAAGTCGGTAGAAGTTGTAATCCTCCTACTTGCCTACCTTCTGCTTTACCCAGACCACATGCATCTGAACCGAGGAAACCACGAGGATCACATCATGAACCTCAG ATACGGATTCACAAAAGAAGTTATGCAGAAGTATAAG ACTCATGGCCATGAGATCCTCCAGCTGTTTCAGGACGTTTTCAGCCTTCTGCCCATCGCAACAGTCATTGATGCAAAGATCCTCATTGTGCACGGAGGAATTTCAGACCAGACTGATCTGGAATTGCTCAGCTCCATAGAGCGGCACAAG GTGAAATCTGCCCTGAGGTTTCCTAGACGCAGTTTGGAGCAGCTTGACATCGGTCAGTCCCATCGACTGGGCAAAAGAATGAGGTCGACGGACATCTCTCGTCCCAGCAGCACTCGTAGCTACAATGGGAACCACAGGACCCCCACTCTGAG AAAGAGGAGATGCAGGCTGAGCTGGCAAGATAGCGGAGCCTCCACTTCGTCATCTTCATCCTCATCGTCGTCCTGTTCTTCACTCTGCTCTCCTCGAACTCCCTCCTGCATCTCACCTCAAACGTACCCCTCGTCTCCCAGCACACCCTGCAACGTCCTCCAGGTGCCTTTCCTGGACTCTCTGTCCTCTGTCCCTCTCCCATCACCTCCACAACAGGAACGGGAATGGAAACAG ATTGTGGATATATTGTGGAGTGACCCTAAAACCCAGGAAGGCTGCAGCCCCAACTCTTTCAGAGGTGGAGGCTGCTACTTCGGCCCTGACGTTACTCAGAGGCTGCTGTACAAGCACGGACTGCAGCTGCTCATCCGCTCTCATGAGTGCAAACAGGAGGGTTACGAACTCTGTCATAGCGGACGG GTGATCACCATCTTCTCAGCATCAAACTACTATGAGGAGGGAAGCAACCGTGGTGCTTACATCAAACTGGGAAAGGAACTGGTGCCTCGCTTCTACCAGTACCAAGTCAGCCGCACAACCCGCAGGCTTACACTGACACAGAG agtTCGTGCAGCTGAAGGCTCTGCTCTCAGAGCTCTAAAGGAGAAACTGTTCGCCCATCGATCTGAGCTGATGACAGTCTTCCTGCAGTATGACCCAAATGAAACCG GTTGCGTGTCAGTCGGTGAATGGGCCAAGGTGCTGGAATCTGTCCTGAGACTGGACTTACCCTGGCGGACACTTCGTCCACACTTAGTCCATCTGGCACCAGATGGCAGTGTTGAGTATCAGTCCTGCTTTGAGGATGTGGGACCAGGAGCTCCTCTGCCTCAG gttgcTCCCAACTTGGCTGAAACTCTGTTCAGATACAGAACCGACATCGAGATCATTTTCAACATCATAGACAAAGATCATTCAG GTCTGATCTCCATTGAGGAGTTTCGCCACACCTGGCGCCTTTTCAGCGCTCACCTGGGAGTTGCCATTGACGACAGAGCCATTGATGAGCTGGCCCGCAGTATCGACTTCAACAAGGACGGCAGCATAGACTTCACAGAGTTCTTGGAGGCCTTCAGGGTGGTGCACAAACTGGACATTAAAGATCATCATCTGAGCGAAAACGTGCATAAAGAGAAGTTTGTTTGA
- the ppef1 gene encoding serine/threonine-protein phosphatase with EF-hands 1 isoform X3, which produces MGCGTSVATEMQVKQLETDEAVKSPSPALTMKAAVLIQRWYRRYMARLEIRRRYTWNIFQSIEYAGEQDQLQLSSFFTYMLDNFTHLNGNGPDLISQLLDPVIDAWLDRETCYKTIPIPESYTGPRILFPLSVSDTNALLSAFKEQQILHARYVLQLLYESKKLLKQMPNIVHLSTSYTKEITICGDLHGQLDDLLLIFYKNGLPSAETPYIFNGDFVDRGKKSVEVVILLLAYLLLYPDHMHLNRGNHEDHIMNLRYGFTKEVMQKYKTHGHEILQLFQDVFSLLPIATVIDAKILIVHGGISDQTDLELLSSIERHKVKSALRFPRRSLEQLDIGQSHRLGKRMRSTDISRPSSTRSYNGNHRTPTLRKRRCRLSWQDSGASTSSSSSSSSSCSSLCSPRTPSCISPQTYPSSPSTPCNVLQVPFLDSLSSVPLPSPPQQEREWKQIVDILWSDPKTQEGCSPNSFRGGGCYFGPDVTQRLLYKHGLQLLIRSHECKQEGYELCHSGRVITIFSASNYYEEGSNRGAYIKLGKELVPRFYQYQVSRTTRRLTLTQRVRAAEGSALRALKEKLFAHRSELMTVFLQYDPNETGCVSVGEWAKVLESVLRLDLPWRTLRPHLVHLAPDGSVEYQSCFEDVGPGAPLPQVAPNLAETLFRYRTDIEIIFNIIDKDHSGLISIEEFRHTWRLFSAHLGVAIDDRAIDELARSIDFNKDGSIDFTEFLEAFRVVHKLDIKDHHLSENVHKEKFV; this is translated from the exons ATGGGATGTGGCACTTCTGTTGCTACTGAAATGCAAGTAAAGCAACTGGAAACAG ATGAAGCCGTTAAAAGCCCCAGCCCGGCTCTCA CAATGAAGGCAGCTGTTTTGATCCAGCGGTGGTACCGGCGCTACATGGCCCGACTGGAGATACGAAGGAGGTACACATGGAACATCTTTCAGTCCATCGAATATGCTGGAGAACAGGACCAGCTACag CTGTCCAGTTTCTTCACTTATATGCTGGACAATTTCACCCACCTTAACGGAAACGGGCCTG ACCTGATCTCCCAGTTGTTGGATCCCGTCATCGACGCCTGGTTAGACAGAGAGACCTGCTACAAAACAATCCCCATCCCAGAGTCTTACACTGGACCTCGTATTTTGtttcctctgtctgtctctgatACAAACGCCCTCCTGAGTGCTTTTAAAGAGCAGCAG ATTCTACATGCCAGGTATGTCTTGCAGCTGCTCTACGAGAGCAAAAAGCTCCTCAAACAGATGCCAAATATTGTCCATTTGTCAACGTCCTACACCAAGGAGATCACCATATGTG GTGATCTGCACGGCCAGCTGGATGACTTGCTTCTGATATTCTATAAG AATGGTCTGCCTTCTGCTGAGACACCCTACATCTTTAATGGAGACTTTGTGGATCGTGGGAAAAAGTCGGTAGAAGTTGTAATCCTCCTACTTGCCTACCTTCTGCTTTACCCAGACCACATGCATCTGAACCGAGGAAACCACGAGGATCACATCATGAACCTCAG ATACGGATTCACAAAAGAAGTTATGCAGAAGTATAAG ACTCATGGCCATGAGATCCTCCAGCTGTTTCAGGACGTTTTCAGCCTTCTGCCCATCGCAACAGTCATTGATGCAAAGATCCTCATTGTGCACGGAGGAATTTCAGACCAGACTGATCTGGAATTGCTCAGCTCCATAGAGCGGCACAAG GTGAAATCTGCCCTGAGGTTTCCTAGACGCAGTTTGGAGCAGCTTGACATCGGTCAGTCCCATCGACTGGGCAAAAGAATGAGGTCGACGGACATCTCTCGTCCCAGCAGCACTCGTAGCTACAATGGGAACCACAGGACCCCCACTCTGAG AAAGAGGAGATGCAGGCTGAGCTGGCAAGATAGCGGAGCCTCCACTTCGTCATCTTCATCCTCATCGTCGTCCTGTTCTTCACTCTGCTCTCCTCGAACTCCCTCCTGCATCTCACCTCAAACGTACCCCTCGTCTCCCAGCACACCCTGCAACGTCCTCCAGGTGCCTTTCCTGGACTCTCTGTCCTCTGTCCCTCTCCCATCACCTCCACAACAGGAACGGGAATGGAAACAG ATTGTGGATATATTGTGGAGTGACCCTAAAACCCAGGAAGGCTGCAGCCCCAACTCTTTCAGAGGTGGAGGCTGCTACTTCGGCCCTGACGTTACTCAGAGGCTGCTGTACAAGCACGGACTGCAGCTGCTCATCCGCTCTCATGAGTGCAAACAGGAGGGTTACGAACTCTGTCATAGCGGACGG GTGATCACCATCTTCTCAGCATCAAACTACTATGAGGAGGGAAGCAACCGTGGTGCTTACATCAAACTGGGAAAGGAACTGGTGCCTCGCTTCTACCAGTACCAAGTCAGCCGCACAACCCGCAGGCTTACACTGACACAGAG agtTCGTGCAGCTGAAGGCTCTGCTCTCAGAGCTCTAAAGGAGAAACTGTTCGCCCATCGATCTGAGCTGATGACAGTCTTCCTGCAGTATGACCCAAATGAAACCG GTTGCGTGTCAGTCGGTGAATGGGCCAAGGTGCTGGAATCTGTCCTGAGACTGGACTTACCCTGGCGGACACTTCGTCCACACTTAGTCCATCTGGCACCAGATGGCAGTGTTGAGTATCAGTCCTGCTTTGAGGATGTGGGACCAGGAGCTCCTCTGCCTCAG gttgcTCCCAACTTGGCTGAAACTCTGTTCAGATACAGAACCGACATCGAGATCATTTTCAACATCATAGACAAAGATCATTCAG GTCTGATCTCCATTGAGGAGTTTCGCCACACCTGGCGCCTTTTCAGCGCTCACCTGGGAGTTGCCATTGACGACAGAGCCATTGATGAGCTGGCCCGCAGTATCGACTTCAACAAGGACGGCAGCATAGACTTCACAGAGTTCTTGGAGGCCTTCAGGGTGGTGCACAAACTGGACATTAAAGATCATCATCTGAGCGAAAACGTGCATAAAGAGAAGTTTGTTTGA